One window from the genome of Cryptomeria japonica chromosome 6, Sugi_1.0, whole genome shotgun sequence encodes:
- the LOC131876488 gene encoding uncharacterized protein LOC131876488, translated as MTIGGKKALWDSLSITFSPLHGQFVVFGGDFNAISFDDEKFGGIFPNKRILEDFSTFIQNNDLVDCKTLNGPFTWTNRRKYFSQIAERLDHFLVSASWISSNVDVVALVLPYAGFDHFPILKIHEELEVLNTTVMNCGMNFATFQRHKILNSHFEEILSREEIYWRQKSRDLWLSDGDRNTKFFHSLAKLKRQHNRISCIQNLDGVVIIEEKEIAAEAVWFFKSLLSEETSVFNDSFAFAIPSLISNEDNVMLMSPFSIPELKEVVFFNGTWSRWFYCSLFSKMLAFSWGGPSPCFRRGSMQ; from the exons ATGACAATTGGGGGTAAGAAAGCTCTTTGGGATTCTTTATCTATTACCTTTTCTCCCCTGCATGGTCAGTTTGTGGTTTTTGGAGGGGATTTTAATGCCATTTCCTTTGATGATGAGAAATTTGGGGGTATTTTTCCCAATAAGCGTATCTTGGAGGATTTTTCTACTTTTATTCAGAATAATGATTTGGTGGATTGTAAAACCTTGAATGGTCCgtttacttggactaataggagaaaatATTTCTCGCAGATTGCTGAAAGACTTGATCATTTTTTGGTTTCTGCCAGTTGGATTTCCTCTAATGTGGATGTTGTGGCTTTGGTTTTGCCTTATGCTGGTTTTGATCATTTTCCGATT cttaagATTCATGAAGAACTCGAAGTTCTTAATACTACGGTTATGAACTGTGGTATGAATTTTGCTACTTTTCAGAGACATAAAATTTTAAATTCTCACTTTGAGGAGATTCTttctagagaagaaatctattggcgtCAGAAATCTAGGGATCTATGGTTGAGTGATGGTGACAGGAATACTAAATTCTTCCATTCTTTAGCTAAATTAAAAAGGCAACACAATAGGATTTCCTGTATTCAAAATCTTGACGGAGTTGTTATTATAGAGGAGAAAGAGATTGCTGCTGAGGCAGTTTGGTTTTTTAAGTCTCTGCTATCTGAGGAGACATCTGTCTTTAATGATAGCTTTGCTTTTGCTATTCCTAGTCTAATTTCTAATGAGGATAATGTAATGTTAATGTCACCTTTCTCTATTCCAGAATTAAAGGAGGTTGTTTTTTTCAATGGCACCTGGTCCCGATGGTTTTACTgctctcttttttcaaaaatgctggccTTTTCTTGGGGAGGACCTTCGCCTTGTTTTAGAAGAGGCTCGATGCAATAG